The genome window AAAGCTCCGGCTTCTAAATAATTAGAATCCTATCTTTCCCTCTCGGGCGGGGAACACCCGCCTGAACCCTTTCTTTTTTCCTTTCTCTTGACAACCGACTTCCTTTCGATACACTTTTTGTCCTATGCAAAGAGCCGATTCCGATTACCCATTTCACGTTCTCATTTTTGCGCTTTTTCTAATATTCGCTTCGGATGTATTTTCGCAAAACGTCGTTCCGGTTCCGCAAAACGATCCGCACGAACAAAACCAAGGGAAGAATCCGGATTTGCGTTTCAATCCGAATGCGTCCGATCAACCGCAAGCGGGCCCCGGCCTTACGCAAAAAGAAATTCGAATGAAACGAAAATTCTTTTTGGGAGGAATTTATTTTCCGGGATACGGATCGACGATTCTCGGTTGGAACGCTTGGAAGAACGTCACGATCGGAGTTCAATACTATCAGAACTTACATAAAACAAACGGAGATTACGATTCGAGATATTCGTATATTATAAATTACGGAATTGCGAGACAATCCGACCGCGAATGGAAGACGGCGGGAGGCGGAATTTTTTTGAACTACTTCATCGCGGATTCTTCCGTTTATATTCCGATCGCGATCGGGGGAGAATACTTTAGAAATACTAGATACGATCAGTTTATCGATACGACCGGCGTCCAATCCTATCGTTCGGAAAGAATCAATCTGGATTACGGTCCCCGTTATTACGCGGGAACCGGTTTGGGAATCCGTCATCAACTCGAATCGGGATTCTTTTTCGGATTCGAAGTTCTTTTGCGAGCGTTCGGGCCGTATCATAAAAACGTAACGATCGAAACTTTGGATATTGCGAATCGGTCCGTTTCCGTCGCGGATTATTGGATTCGAAAGGAAGAAATCAAACGAGATCACGCGGGAAGAGCGTATGACGCGGGCGTCGATTTTTCGGTGGGATTCGCGTTCTGAAATTATGATCGAAAGAATAAAAGATAAGAACGATCTGAAAGCTCCGCTCGTATTCGCGCATCGCGGCTTTAGCGGAGAATTTCCCGAAAACACGATGATCGCTTTTAAAAAGGCGATCGATGCAAAAGCCGATCTCATCGAGTTGGACGTTACCCTTTCGGAAGATCGGGAAGTTGTTGTCATTCACGACGACGATCTGGATCGAACCACAAAACTCGTGGGAAACGTTCGCAACTTTGAAGCGGAGATTTTAACGAACTTGGACGCCGGTTCCTGGTTTTCGCGGAAGTTTAAGAAGGAAACGATTCCATTGTTAAGCGACGTTCTTCGGTTGATCCGGAAATCAAAGACGGATCTGAACGTCGAAATCAAATCGACTGCGATGGATTCTTCCGTAAACGAAAACTCGATCGAGACGAAGGTCTTGAATTTGATTCGAACGTTTCAAGTTTCGGATCGAATCGTGATCTCTTCCTTTTCCTGGGAATGTTTGGAAAGAATCCGCAATCTCGATCCGCGGATCAAGTTAGGCGTTCTTGTGGGAGACGAAAGCGGCAACGTGGAAGAGGCGATCGAGTTTGCGCAAACGATTCGCGCTTGGAGCATTCACCCTTCCGCTGAGGAAGCGACCGAGGAGAATCTCCGCCGCATCTCGGAAAAAAATTTCCTGAGCGTCGTTTATACGGTCAACGAGGTCTCGGAAATGAAACGGTTTTTAGGAAGAGGCGCGAACGGACTTTTTACGAATTTCCCGAAACAAATGCGGCGGTTGGTCAAGAAAGGTTTTTGAAAGAATGTGGTAGTTCCCACATTGTTTGTACTGTAAAATATCGGAGTTGTAAGAGTTCCCACAGATTGAAACAGTTAAACTTTCTGAAAGTGAAGGAGTTCCCACATTCCAATTGTACTACGATCCCTTCGGTCCCGGGCGGCGGGTTAAATCGTCGCAAGGGACCGTAAAGCGCCGGGATCTGTCGGGATCTATCTACGAAACGATAAATTCTCCGCTCAAAGCTGAATTGTAATCGTTCCGTAATCGCAAACCAATACAAATCCGTCAGATTTTACATTTAAGGAACAACGTCTTCGTTATGAAAAACTTTTTCTCCGCGATCAAATTCGCACTCAACACACGCAATGATGCAACAAAAGGAATTCTCGAAGAAGAGCTGCAGCTGACCGTCGGAAACGAAACCGTGGGAATTCTAAAATTTTTTCCCGAAAACAAAACGACGACGAAAGGAACGATCCTCGCCGTAAACGGAATGGCGTATCTTGGAAATCAAGATCCTCGGTTTAAAGCCGTTTGTCGAGGAATGGCTTCTTGCGGCTTTCTCGTGTTTTCTCCGCAGATGCAGGAGATCAGCGAATTCAAGATCAAACTCGAAAGCATCGAAAAGATCAAGGGATTGATTCTTACCATATCCTCCGATCCTACGTTTTGTCCGGACGGGAGAATTTCTTTGTTCGCGCCTTCATTTTCCGCGAGCATGGGTTTGATCGCAGCGGCGGAACCGGACGTGGGACAAAGAGTCAAATCCATCTGCACGATCGGCGCGTATGGAAACGTACAAACGACTCTCGATTATCTGATGTCCGCGGAAGATTCGGACGAGTACGGAAGAATGATTCTTCTGTGGAACTTCGTTCATTTCGGAATCGGTGAAAACGAAGAAGTCCGCAAGGCGTTGCACGCTAGTATCATGGACGGAAGTATTCTCCGGGATTCTCCGGAACTTCCCAAGGTTTTAGAAACGATGAAACCGGATAACAGAGAAATCTTTATCAAACTCAAAGAGGATCGTGAATATCGCTCCGAGATTTGGAATCGGATCCTTCGTAACGCGGGACCGTTCCGTTCGTTTCTTCAGGATCTTCAGGTTTACAACAAACTCGAGGATTTAAGAGCGCATGTCGCTTTGATCCACGGCGTGAGGGATAACGTGGTTCCCGCTTCGGAGTCTTCTTTGATTTTGGAACGATTGTTGGAAAGGGATCTTCCGAGGAATCGATCCAAGCTGGTTTTAACGCCTTTGATCTCTCACGGAGATATCGGCATTACTTTAAAAACATTGCCCGCGCTGTGGAGTCTTTTGGGAGGGTTTGCGTTTTTTTTCAAACATGCGGCGTCCAAGACCGCCGCTTCCGTTTAAAGGGAGAATTCAGTTTCTTTCCACAGGATCTATGTCCGTGTTGATCCAGTATTCGTCTCCGTAATCGAAGAACAATTCTTCGCCCGCTTTGATTTTGCGGATCGCCTCGAATCTTGCGGTCTTCCAGCGAACCGATACGACTAACTTAACGTTCGGTTTGGAGCTGTGATTCATAAAGCGGGTATAATTGCTTTCTTTGCCTTCTCCATAGATCCAATAGTCCTTGCAGATCCAGAGTAAATACTTCGATTCGCAGTATTTGGATGAGTTCGCGATTTTATCCGAAAGAATTCTTCCGGTATAATAACCGATCGTATCGCCTTTGTTGACGTTCTCTTTGGGGAAGAGTCCCATGCCGATTCCAGGAATCGAAGACGCTTTGATATCGAAGTCCTTTTCTTTAAAGATACGGGAACGAGAAGACTTTTTACGTAACTGCATTGTTGAGACTCAAACTCCTAAGAAGACAAGGATGTTATGTGTATGATTCCCAAGAGAGTATAAAATTTGCAACTGAATTCCAATCATAAACTTCTTGTCTTTTCAAAGCCGGACCGGAAGCCTATTCGTATGGAAAAGCCCTACAGAAAGAACGTCGGGATGGTCGTGTTCAATTCTCGCGGAGAGGTTTTGGTCGGTGAGAGACTGAATTTTTTAGGCTCTTGGCAGTTTCCTCAAGGCGGAATCGACGAAGAGGAAGATCCCACGACGGCCGCTCTGAGGGAATTGTATGAAGAAGTCGGAATCGACACCGGTAAAATCGTATCCGAATATCCGGAATGGATTCCGTATGACTTTCCCGAAAACCTTCCTCTCAACCGTCATCTTCAGAAATACAGAGGACAGCTTCAGAAATGGTTTCTCATTCATTGGGACGGAGAAGCCAATCAATGCGATCTGGACGTTCATGAAAGGGAATTTGAAACGGTTCGGTTTATACCGATCGAAAAGACTCTGGAGACCGTCGTGCCGTTCAAAAAAGACGTATATTATAAAATTGTAAATGACTTTGGGCCTAAGATTCGAACCTTTCTCGGAAAAACAGGAACGGCATCCTAATGGAAGAACCTCCTCTTTTTATTCCGCCGAGCGGTCCGCCCGGTCCGATTCCCGGTCTACAAACGGTTTTCGCTTCCGCAGGGGAGAATGGTCTACGCAGACTCGTTTCCGATTTTTACGATCAAATTCCGTCGAGCCAAATCGCTTTTATGTTTCCCGAAAATCTGGAAGAGAGTAAAATCAAATCCGCCGATTTTTTGATTCAAGTAACGGGCGGTCCTCCGTTGTATTCCCAGAACTACGGACCGCCGAGAATGCGAGCGAGACATCTTCCGTTTCCGATCGATGAAAAGGCTAGACGAGTCTGGCTTGCTTGTTATCGGAAGGCTTTGGAAGATTGGGAAGCGGAAGAATCCGTGAAGGAAATTCTTTGGAATTTTTTTAGGGATTTTTCGGCGTGGATGGTGAACTTGGAGAGCAAAACGGAGGAATGATCGATGGGATCCAAAAATAATTCAAGGGCGAAGATTCTCGCGCGCGGTAAAGTGCAAGGCGTCGGGTTCCGTTATTACATTCTTCAGAGAGCGCAGGAATGCAGACTCAGCGGTTTTACGCAGAATCTTCCGGGCGGAGAAGTCGAAACCGTCGTCGAAGGCGACAAGATGTTTATCGAAGACCTTTTTAAGGCGATTCAAAGAGGACCGAAAGGTTCCGAGGTGAAAGAAGCGCTCATCACTTGGGAAGATCCGAAAGGCAATTTTAGAACGTTCGAAATCAAGAAGTAAGCTACAGTTTCGTCTAACGCGATCTCGGTTTGGATTTCGGATTCGACACAACCTCCGTTACCGCGTTTTCCAATTCGACTTCGGTTTCGCTCAGCCATTCGGCCCGGATTTTTTCCAATTGTTTTCTGCGGTTTTCCTTATAAGCGATTTCGCGGCTGAGTTGTTCGAATTGTGTGATGGATTCTTCGTGTTCGAGAGAACTTTCCAACAGTCCGTACACTCCTAAAAAGCTCAACACCTTGGAAAACCACGAAAGATTTTCCCTGTAACAGGAATATTTCAGTTTGTTAAGAGCGGATTTGAAATCCGGATTCGCGTAGAGTTGTCCCAACGCGCTTTTTTCCTTTTTCAAAAGATATAAGAAATTCTTAATGAGTTCCGTTTTGAACGAATATTTCTCAATCATCAGTTGAATCAAAGAAAGGATCGTGTCCTCCTTTTTATTACAAAGGCACGCGATCTTTTTCCCTTTTTCGTACCAATCGCAGGAGATACAATCCGGGTCACGTTTGAGATTGTCCACGATCGAATAGGAAAATTCACGATCCTCGTCGAGATTGATCGTGACGAATTGCGATAAGGTCTGGTTTTTCATCGACATCATCGTTTTGAGCATCTTGATCGACTTTAGTTCCTCGGCGGACGCGCGCAGATTCCTTTCCCGATCGTGTTTTTGCGCGATGTAATTCGCCAATATTAGAAAATCTTTAAACGATTCCGGAATTAGATCGTTTAGGTTTTCGCGGATGATTTTCAGTTCGTCCGAAACGAATTTTTCCTCGATTCCCGAAATCGGTCCGCTGTGATTTACGTCGATCACGATTCCCTTTCTATATTCGAGAACCAAACTCCAGGCCGCAGGGAAACGTTCTTTCAGACGTTTGGAAAATTGGTTGAGATAATATCCTTTCAGGATTTCGAACGCTTTCGCGGAAAGTTCGTCGCTAACGTGGAACAATCCCGTCGTTTTTGTGACGGCGATATATTCGCCTTCTTGAATGTTTTCCAGAATGAATTGGATCGAATCGGCGATCGTTTCCTCTTTCAGAAGTTCGCTGAACGTGAACGTTTGAATCCATTTTTTGATGCTGAAGGATTCCTTTACGAACGTTCCCGCCGCGGTCCCGGAAATCAGATATTCGAAGATCGAAATGAGTTCGCTGATTTGAAACGGCTCGCAGCCGAGAATATAGTTTTGAATCGCGAAGGCGGATTTACTCAGGCTGTTGAGATAAATTTCTTTGAGGTTTTCTCGGTTCGAATTTTTGAACTCCTTTTCGGAGACGAGACAAAGACATACGGTGAGTTGGCTCGTTTCCGGCAGGAATTTGAATTCAGGAAATACGAAGATGAGATTTTCATCCGAGAGTTTTTTCAGCGTGTTGACGTAGATCGGTTTGGAACCTTCGTCCCTCCATATCTTCAGAATCTTTCCGCTGAAGAAACCTTCCAACGTGGTATGATTCCGAATCTGATAAAGAATCTCCACTTCTTTCGGGCTTAAAAAAATGGCTTCCTGATCCGTCGCGTCGGCTTCGTTTTTCAAATAGAGATACGAGGGCATGAGTTCTTCA of Leptospira sanjuanensis contains these proteins:
- a CDS encoding glycerophosphodiester phosphodiesterase; the protein is MIERIKDKNDLKAPLVFAHRGFSGEFPENTMIAFKKAIDAKADLIELDVTLSEDREVVVIHDDDLDRTTKLVGNVRNFEAEILTNLDAGSWFSRKFKKETIPLLSDVLRLIRKSKTDLNVEIKSTAMDSSVNENSIETKVLNLIRTFQVSDRIVISSFSWECLERIRNLDPRIKLGVLVGDESGNVEEAIEFAQTIRAWSIHPSAEEATEENLRRISEKNFLSVVYTVNEVSEMKRFLGRGANGLFTNFPKQMRRLVKKGF
- a CDS encoding alpha/beta hydrolase, with translation MKNFFSAIKFALNTRNDATKGILEEELQLTVGNETVGILKFFPENKTTTKGTILAVNGMAYLGNQDPRFKAVCRGMASCGFLVFSPQMQEISEFKIKLESIEKIKGLILTISSDPTFCPDGRISLFAPSFSASMGLIAAAEPDVGQRVKSICTIGAYGNVQTTLDYLMSAEDSDEYGRMILLWNFVHFGIGENEEVRKALHASIMDGSILRDSPELPKVLETMKPDNREIFIKLKEDREYRSEIWNRILRNAGPFRSFLQDLQVYNKLEDLRAHVALIHGVRDNVVPASESSLILERLLERDLPRNRSKLVLTPLISHGDIGITLKTLPALWSLLGGFAFFFKHAASKTAASV
- a CDS encoding SET domain-containing protein, whose translation is MQLRKKSSRSRIFKEKDFDIKASSIPGIGMGLFPKENVNKGDTIGYYTGRILSDKIANSSKYCESKYLLWICKDYWIYGEGKESNYTRFMNHSSKPNVKLVVSVRWKTARFEAIRKIKAGEELFFDYGDEYWINTDIDPVERN
- a CDS encoding RNA pyrophosphohydrolase; translation: MEKPYRKNVGMVVFNSRGEVLVGERLNFLGSWQFPQGGIDEEEDPTTAALRELYEEVGIDTGKIVSEYPEWIPYDFPENLPLNRHLQKYRGQLQKWFLIHWDGEANQCDLDVHEREFETVRFIPIEKTLETVVPFKKDVYYKIVNDFGPKIRTFLGKTGTAS
- a CDS encoding globin domain-containing protein yields the protein MEEPPLFIPPSGPPGPIPGLQTVFASAGENGLRRLVSDFYDQIPSSQIAFMFPENLEESKIKSADFLIQVTGGPPLYSQNYGPPRMRARHLPFPIDEKARRVWLACYRKALEDWEAEESVKEILWNFFRDFSAWMVNLESKTEE
- a CDS encoding acylphosphatase: MGSKNNSRAKILARGKVQGVGFRYYILQRAQECRLSGFTQNLPGGEVETVVEGDKMFIEDLFKAIQRGPKGSEVKEALITWEDPKGNFRTFEIKK
- a CDS encoding exonuclease is translated as MDKESLYDHEKYEELMPSYLYLKNEADATDQEAIFLSPKEVEILYQIRNHTTLEGFFSGKILKIWRDEGSKPIYVNTLKKLSDENLIFVFPEFKFLPETSQLTVCLCLVSEKEFKNSNRENLKEIYLNSLSKSAFAIQNYILGCEPFQISELISIFEYLISGTAAGTFVKESFSIKKWIQTFTFSELLKEETIADSIQFILENIQEGEYIAVTKTTGLFHVSDELSAKAFEILKGYYLNQFSKRLKERFPAAWSLVLEYRKGIVIDVNHSGPISGIEEKFVSDELKIIRENLNDLIPESFKDFLILANYIAQKHDRERNLRASAEELKSIKMLKTMMSMKNQTLSQFVTINLDEDREFSYSIVDNLKRDPDCISCDWYEKGKKIACLCNKKEDTILSLIQLMIEKYSFKTELIKNFLYLLKKEKSALGQLYANPDFKSALNKLKYSCYRENLSWFSKVLSFLGVYGLLESSLEHEESITQFEQLSREIAYKENRRKQLEKIRAEWLSETEVELENAVTEVVSNPKSKPRSR